Proteins from a single region of Methanotorris igneus Kol 5:
- a CDS encoding peroxiredoxin, whose protein sequence is MCEETICCIEGGRMPLIGEKFPEVEVKTTHGVIKLPDHYKGKWFVLFSHPADFTPVCTTEFVGFQKRYKEFKELNTELIGLSIDQVFSHLKWIEWIKEKLNVEIEFPVIADDRGILAEQLGMISPYKGNNTVRAVFVVDDKGIIRAIIYYPQEVGRNLDEIVRLVKALQTSDKKGMAMPANWPNNDILGDKVIIPPASTIEEIKQRKEACKKGEIECLDWWLCYKKLE, encoded by the coding sequence ATGTGTGAAGAAACAATTTGTTGCATTGAAGGAGGTAGAATGCCTTTAATAGGTGAAAAATTTCCAGAAGTTGAAGTAAAAACTACACACGGAGTTATTAAACTGCCTGATCACTATAAAGGTAAGTGGTTTGTTCTATTTAGCCACCCAGCAGATTTTACACCAGTTTGTACAACAGAGTTTGTAGGATTCCAAAAAAGATACAAGGAATTTAAAGAACTCAATACTGAACTAATTGGTTTGAGTATAGACCAAGTTTTCAGCCATTTAAAATGGATTGAATGGATAAAAGAAAAATTAAATGTGGAGATTGAGTTCCCTGTTATAGCAGATGATAGAGGGATATTAGCAGAGCAATTGGGAATGATAAGCCCATATAAAGGAAATAACACTGTGAGGGCAGTATTTGTTGTTGATGATAAGGGAATCATAAGGGCAATAATATACTACCCACAAGAAGTTGGAAGAAATCTTGACGAAATCGTGAGGTTAGTTAAAGCACTTCAAACATCAGATAAAAAAGGAATGGCTATGCCTGCAAATTGGCCAAATAACGATATACTTGGAGATAAAGTTATAATTCCACCAGCATCAACTATTGAAGAAATAAAACAAAGAAAAGAAGCTTGTAAAAAAGGAGAAATTGAATGTCTCGACTGGTGGCTATGTTATAAAAAATTGGAATAA
- a CDS encoding rubredoxin: MVEIKLSCKLDNSCEKPRYRKYRCRVCGWTYDPLKGDPSQNIPPKTPFEELPDTWVCPICRGKIGKESFEPLDEWVEFD; this comes from the coding sequence ATGGTTGAAATTAAATTATCCTGCAAATTGGATAATAGTTGTGAAAAACCAAGGTATAGGAAGTATAGGTGTAGGGTTTGCGGTTGGACATATGACCCATTAAAAGGGGATCCAAGCCAAAATATCCCACCAAAAACACCATTTGAAGAACTTCCAGATACTTGGGTTTGTCCAATTTGTAGAGGAAAAATTGGAAAAGAATCATTTGAACCCTTGGATGAATGGGTAGAATTTGATTGA
- a CDS encoding DsrE family protein gives MKTAFLVFSYEKNGKPNMPIMFHTLLFANEMKEKGDEVKIILEGEGVNWAKDLLNEDHPLKNHFEKLKDDFVVCEACASMFGVKEKIEGKLKLDNDLFGHVSLKKYLDDGYQIIEL, from the coding sequence ATGAAAACGGCCTTTTTAGTATTTAGCTATGAAAAAAATGGAAAACCAAACATGCCTATAATGTTCCATACACTTTTATTTGCAAATGAGATGAAGGAAAAAGGAGATGAAGTAAAAATTATACTCGAAGGAGAAGGTGTAAATTGGGCAAAAGATTTGCTCAATGAAGATCATCCACTTAAAAATCATTTTGAAAAATTAAAAGATGATTTTGTTGTTTGTGAAGCATGTGCAAGCATGTTTGGAGTTAAAGAGAAAATTGAAGGAAAATTAAAGTTAGATAATGATTTATTTGGACATGTAAGCCTAAAAAAGTATTTGGATGATGGATATCAAATAATTGAATTATAA
- a CDS encoding FprA family A-type flavoprotein, whose product MVVEIKKDIFWVGVVDWEIRDFHGYITSNGSTYNSYLIKDEKNVLIDTAKGYMFDELIRGISRIINPEDIDYVVVNHVETDHSGCVDKIVELSGATVITNEKGKEHLSLHYDTKDWDFIIVDSGDEISIGKRTLKFIKTPMLHWPDNMVTYCKEEKILFSNDAFGQHLASSERFDYEVGDEILEYAKEYFANILMPYKMLIPNAINSLKDLEIELICPSHGVIWKEKKDEIIKKYLDWANDKIENKAVIVYDTMYNSTKKIAHAIADGLMENGVKVAIYKISETPMNTIIREILDAKYVLIGSPTLNQNVLPNIAKFLAYIEGLKPTNKIGVAFGSYGWMEMATEKIKEVFRKLNFEIVDDECLKVKFVPKEEDLKKCYEFGLKLGSS is encoded by the coding sequence ATGGTAGTAGAAATAAAAAAGGATATTTTCTGGGTTGGTGTGGTGGACTGGGAAATTAGGGACTTTCATGGTTATATAACCTCAAACGGTTCCACATACAACTCCTATTTAATAAAAGATGAAAAAAACGTTTTGATTGATACCGCTAAGGGTTACATGTTTGATGAATTAATCAGAGGAATTAGCAGAATTATTAATCCAGAGGACATTGACTATGTCGTTGTAAATCATGTAGAAACTGATCACAGCGGTTGTGTAGATAAAATAGTTGAACTTAGTGGAGCAACAGTAATTACGAATGAGAAGGGGAAAGAACATTTATCTTTACATTATGATACAAAGGATTGGGATTTTATTATTGTAGATAGCGGAGATGAAATTTCCATTGGAAAAAGAACTTTAAAATTTATAAAAACGCCTATGCTCCACTGGCCAGATAATATGGTGACGTACTGTAAAGAGGAAAAGATTTTATTCTCGAATGATGCATTTGGACAACACTTAGCAAGTTCTGAAAGATTTGATTATGAAGTTGGGGACGAGATCCTTGAGTATGCAAAGGAGTATTTTGCAAATATATTAATGCCTTATAAGATGCTTATTCCTAATGCAATAAATTCCTTAAAAGATTTAGAGATAGAGCTTATATGTCCATCTCATGGTGTTATATGGAAGGAGAAAAAAGATGAAATCATAAAAAAGTATCTTGATTGGGCAAATGATAAAATAGAAAACAAAGCGGTCATTGTTTATGATACAATGTATAACTCAACCAAAAAGATTGCCCATGCTATTGCTGATGGTTTAATGGAAAATGGTGTTAAAGTAGCGATATACAAAATTTCTGAAACTCCTATGAATACCATCATTAGAGAAATTTTAGATGCAAAATACGTTCTTATCGGCTCTCCAACATTAAATCAAAATGTTTTACCTAATATTGCAAAATTTTTAGCTTATATAGAGGGATTAAAGCCAACCAATAAAATAGGAGTCGCTTTTGGCTCCTATGGTTGGATGGAAATGGCAACTGAAAAGATAAAGGAGGTGTTTAGGAAGTTGAATTTTGAAATCGTTGATGATGAATGCTTAAAGGTCAAATTTGTCCCAAAAGAAGAAGATCTAAAAAAATGTTATGAGTTTGGCCTTAAATTGGGGAGTTCATAA
- a CDS encoding heavy-metal-associated domain-containing protein: MKELKLKIEGMSCGMCVNTIKRLLSELDGIINVDINLEEGIGIIKYDEEKINEDEILKNEAFELYPAKKIE; this comes from the coding sequence ATGAAGGAATTAAAATTAAAAATAGAAGGAATGAGTTGTGGCATGTGTGTAAATACTATAAAAAGACTTTTGTCAGAGTTAGATGGAATTATAAATGTTGATATAAACTTAGAAGAAGGAATTGGTATTATAAAATATGATGAAGAAAAAATAAATGAGGATGAAATATTAAAAAATGAAGCATTTGAATTATATCCTGCAAAAAAGATTGAATAA
- a CDS encoding heavy metal translocating P-type ATPase has product MKVKIKISGMRCATCANSIEKVLNKMEGVDKAVVNLLDESATVEFNPEKVSLEDIENKIESIGFKVVKNRERVRIKIKGMTCAVCAKTIEKFLNKMEGVEAEVNLPDESVEVVFDPNVANIEEIIKRIETLGYEVVGVGEEVDLEKEGKEKEIKDMFNRLVVGAVFSIILFLMMYLNVPYKSYIMFLISIPPLIYVASPIFKAGFHSLKNKTLNMDVMYSMGIGIAYISSLISTIGLLPKEFMFYETAIMLSTFLTLGRYLEARAKSKTSEAIKKLIKLGAKTARVLRDGKEVEIPIDEVMVGDVVIVKPGEKIPVDGVVLEGESYVDESMITGEPIPNLKKENDKVIGGTINKNGVLKIKAERVGKDTLLSQIIRLVKEAQASKPEIQSLADKVVSYFIPVVLAIATLSFIYWYFTEGLLFATTVFISVLVIACPCALGLATPTAVTVAIGRGAELGILIKNSKVFDLSEKLRFVVFDKTGTLTIGKPAVRYIKTDMDLREFLSIVGALEKNSEHPLANAIVKKAEELNVGLKKAEKFDTITGRGIVGIVDGKEVLIGNKNLIKEKLKELKYEKEIEKLEKEGMTVIVVAINKEVVGIIAISDKIKRYAKETIDMLKDMGIEVYMITGDAKKTAEIIGKQLGIENIFAEVLPNQKAEIVKELKKKGVVSFVGDGINDAPALSVSDIGIAIGSGTDIAIESGDIVLVKDDLRYVVGAIKLSRRAMKQIKWNLFWAFAYNTSLIPIAAGLLYPYGIFFKPELAGFAMAMSSVTVVSLSLLLKKYTPIKNTEIRN; this is encoded by the coding sequence ATGAAAGTTAAAATAAAAATATCTGGCATGAGATGTGCTACATGTGCAAATAGTATTGAAAAAGTCTTAAATAAAATGGAAGGTGTTGATAAAGCGGTTGTTAATTTATTAGACGAGAGTGCAACAGTTGAATTTAATCCAGAAAAGGTTTCTTTAGAAGATATTGAAAATAAGATAGAGAGTATTGGATTTAAAGTAGTAAAAAATAGGGAAAGGGTTAGAATAAAAATAAAAGGCATGACGTGTGCCGTATGCGCTAAAACTATTGAGAAATTCTTAAATAAAATGGAAGGTGTTGAGGCGGAGGTAAATCTTCCAGATGAGAGTGTAGAGGTAGTTTTTGACCCAAATGTCGCTAATATTGAGGAAATAATAAAAAGAATAGAAACTTTGGGTTATGAGGTTGTAGGTGTTGGAGAGGAGGTTGATTTGGAAAAAGAGGGGAAGGAAAAAGAAATTAAAGATATGTTCAATAGGTTGGTGGTAGGGGCTGTTTTCTCAATAATACTGTTTTTGATGATGTATCTTAATGTTCCTTACAAAAGTTATATTATGTTTTTAATTTCAATTCCTCCATTAATCTATGTTGCATCACCAATTTTTAAGGCGGGATTTCATTCTTTAAAAAATAAAACCTTAAATATGGATGTTATGTATTCTATGGGTATTGGTATAGCATATATCTCAAGTTTAATCTCAACTATTGGTTTATTGCCAAAAGAATTCATGTTCTATGAAACTGCAATAATGCTATCTACATTTTTGACATTGGGGAGGTATTTAGAGGCAAGAGCAAAGAGTAAAACCTCTGAAGCAATAAAAAAACTTATTAAATTGGGAGCAAAAACTGCAAGGGTTTTGAGAGATGGGAAGGAAGTTGAGATCCCTATTGATGAGGTAATGGTTGGGGATGTTGTGATTGTAAAGCCGGGAGAGAAGATTCCTGTTGATGGGGTTGTTTTGGAGGGAGAAAGTTATGTTGATGAGTCGATGATTACTGGTGAGCCAATACCTAATTTAAAAAAAGAAAATGATAAGGTAATTGGAGGGACAATAAATAAAAATGGAGTTTTAAAGATAAAAGCTGAAAGAGTAGGGAAAGATACACTTTTATCCCAAATCATTAGGTTGGTTAAAGAGGCGCAGGCATCAAAACCAGAAATACAGAGTTTAGCAGACAAAGTTGTTTCCTACTTTATACCAGTTGTTTTGGCAATTGCCACATTGTCTTTCATATATTGGTATTTCACGGAGGGTCTTTTATTTGCCACTACGGTGTTTATATCTGTTTTGGTAATCGCGTGTCCATGTGCATTAGGATTAGCGACACCTACTGCAGTAACTGTTGCAATTGGAAGGGGGGCAGAGCTCGGAATATTAATAAAGAATAGCAAGGTTTTTGATTTGTCTGAAAAATTGAGATTTGTAGTGTTTGATAAAACCGGAACCTTAACCATTGGAAAACCAGCAGTTAGGTATATAAAAACCGATATGGATCTGAGAGAATTTTTGTCCATTGTTGGAGCTTTAGAGAAAAATTCAGAGCATCCTTTAGCCAATGCAATAGTTAAAAAAGCAGAGGAATTAAATGTAGGGTTAAAAAAGGCTGAAAAATTTGACACAATAACTGGGAGGGGGATAGTTGGAATTGTTGATGGAAAAGAGGTTCTAATAGGCAATAAAAATTTAATCAAGGAAAAACTAAAAGAGTTAAAATATGAAAAAGAAATAGAAAAATTGGAAAAAGAGGGAATGACCGTTATAGTTGTTGCAATAAATAAAGAAGTTGTTGGGATAATTGCCATATCTGATAAAATAAAAAGGTATGCAAAGGAAACCATAGATATGCTAAAGGATATGGGCATTGAGGTTTATATGATAACCGGAGATGCCAAAAAGACGGCAGAAATCATAGGAAAACAGTTGGGAATTGAAAATATATTTGCAGAGGTTTTACCAAATCAAAAGGCTGAAATCGTTAAAGAACTTAAAAAGAAGGGGGTTGTTTCATTTGTTGGTGATGGGATAAATGATGCTCCTGCTTTGTCAGTTTCCGATATTGGAATTGCAATAGGGAGTGGAACGGATATTGCCATTGAGAGTGGGGATATAGTTTTGGTGAAGGATGATTTAAGGTATGTAGTTGGAGCAATAAAATTAAGCAGGAGGGCAATGAAACAGATAAAATGGAATCTATTCTGGGCATTTGCATACAACACCTCTTTAATCCCAATTGCTGCAGGTTTGTTATATCCTTACGGAATATTCTTTAAACCAGAACTTGCAGGTTTTGCAATGGCAATGAGTTCTGTAACAGTCGTTAGCTTATCTCTATTGCTAAAAAAATACACTCCAATAAAAAATACCGAAATAAGAAATTAA
- a CDS encoding flavodoxin family protein has translation MKVFGISGSPRLQGTHFAVNYALEYLKEKGVEVRYFSVSRKTINFCIHCDYCVKKKEGCIYKDDMEEVYENLIWADGVIIGTPVYQGNVSGQLKTLMDRCRAILAKNPKVLKDKIGMGIAIGGDRNGGQEIALRTIHDFYIINEMIPVGGGSFGANLGATFWSKDKGKKGIEEDEEGLRVLRKTLNRFYEVLKNR, from the coding sequence ATGAAGGTCTTTGGGATAAGCGGGAGTCCAAGATTGCAGGGAACTCATTTTGCGGTAAATTATGCCTTAGAATATTTGAAAGAGAAGGGGGTAGAGGTGAGATATTTCTCAGTTAGTAGAAAAACTATCAATTTTTGCATCCATTGCGATTACTGCGTAAAAAAGAAAGAGGGATGCATATATAAAGATGACATGGAAGAGGTTTATGAAAACCTTATCTGGGCTGATGGGGTAATAATAGGAACTCCAGTTTATCAAGGAAATGTATCCGGACAGTTAAAAACATTGATGGATAGATGTAGGGCAATATTAGCAAAGAATCCTAAAGTTTTAAAAGATAAGATAGGAATGGGCATTGCTATTGGTGGAGATAGAAACGGAGGGCAAGAAATAGCTTTAAGAACTATACATGATTTCTACATAATAAATGAGATGATTCCTGTGGGAGGGGGTTCTTTTGGAGCAAACTTAGGAGCTACATTTTGGTCTAAAGATAAAGGAAAGAAGGGCATTGAAGAGGATGAAGAGGGATTGAGAGTTTTGAGGAAAACACTTAATAGGTTTTATGAAGTTTTGAAAAATAGATAA
- the cobA gene encoding uroporphyrinogen-III C-methyltransferase, giving the protein MKVILVGAGPGDEELITLKGLKAIQNADVIVYDDLVGKGLLKYAKESAELIYVGKRKGKHSHKQEEINKILVEKAKEGKIVVRLKGGDPFVFGRGGEEILELKKHDIPYEVIPGITSAIAVPEVAGIPVTHRKVATSFTVVTGHEAEDKEHQQVKLSELNADTIIILMGITNLEKHVKELLKNPKRNENTPVAIITDGTTEKQKVVKGTLGNIVEKAKEHDIKPPGVIVVGEVVNVLDKF; this is encoded by the coding sequence ATGAAGGTTATTCTTGTCGGTGCGGGACCAGGAGATGAGGAACTAATAACTTTAAAGGGCCTAAAGGCAATACAAAACGCAGATGTTATAGTTTATGATGATTTAGTTGGAAAGGGACTTTTGAAGTACGCAAAAGAAAGTGCTGAGTTGATATACGTTGGTAAGAGAAAAGGAAAACACTCTCATAAACAGGAAGAAATTAATAAGATACTTGTAGAAAAAGCAAAAGAAGGAAAAATTGTTGTTAGATTAAAAGGTGGGGATCCATTTGTTTTTGGAAGGGGAGGAGAAGAGATTTTAGAATTAAAAAAACATGATATACCTTATGAGGTAATTCCTGGCATAACATCAGCGATAGCAGTTCCAGAAGTTGCTGGAATCCCAGTTACTCATAGAAAGGTAGCAACATCATTTACAGTAGTTACTGGACATGAGGCAGAGGATAAAGAACACCAACAGGTTAAGTTGAGTGAGTTAAATGCAGACACCATAATAATCCTTATGGGTATAACGAACCTTGAAAAACACGTAAAAGAATTATTAAAAAACCCAAAAAGAAATGAGAACACACCAGTAGCTATAATAACAGACGGAACAACAGAAAAACAGAAAGTAGTAAAAGGTACTTTAGGCAATATTGTTGAAAAAGCAAAAGAACATGACATAAAGCCCCCTGGAGTTATTGTTGTTGGAGAAGTTGTTAATGTTTTGGATAAATTTTAA
- a CDS encoding CopG family ribbon-helix-helix protein translates to MERITMTIQRDLLKELEGITKELNKSRSEVIREALVDYVKKYNWLHRIESKAGDITLIYHPKVYKQILEIEKNYKDVVLVSFQSIVNDELLRVIVVKGSKERIIELTEKLKSLNDVKYAKLTTIGIPDINF, encoded by the coding sequence ATGGAAAGAATAACTATGACTATTCAAAGAGACCTTTTAAAAGAATTGGAAGGTATCACAAAAGAACTAAACAAATCAAGATCTGAAGTTATTAGGGAAGCTTTGGTGGATTATGTAAAAAAATACAACTGGCTTCACAGAATAGAATCAAAAGCAGGAGATATAACTCTAATATATCACCCAAAAGTATATAAGCAGATATTAGAAATTGAAAAAAATTATAAAGATGTTGTTTTAGTTTCTTTTCAATCTATTGTAAATGATGAACTTTTGAGAGTTATTGTCGTTAAAGGTTCAAAGGAAAGGATAATTGAACTAACTGAAAAGTTAAAAAGTTTGAATGACGTAAAATATGCAAAATTAACAACAATAGGAATTCCAGACATTAATTTTTAG
- the mcrB gene encoding coenzyme-B sulfoethylthiotransferase subunit beta has translation MVIYEDRIDLYDERGKLLEENVPLEAISPMINPTIEKIINDVKRSVAVNLSGIQNALKTGAVGGKACFCPGREIDLPIVENAEIIAEKVKKLVQIQDGDDTNVKLINKGNQMLVQLPSKRLKMAADYTVSTLVTGAAVIQAIIDTFDVNMFDAPVVKTAVLGRYPQTVDFHGANIAALLGPPVMLEGLGYGLRNIMANHIVAITRKKTLNAVALSSILEQTAMFETGDAVGAFERLHLLGLAFQGLNANNLVYEIVKENGKNGTVGTVVASVVERALEDKVIRPMKTMPSGFTVYEPVDWALWNAYAAAGLVAAVMVNIGASRAAQGVASTVLYYNDILEYETGLPGVDFGRAEGTGVGFSFFSHSIYGGGGPGTFHGNHVVTRHSKGFAIPCAAAAMCLDAGTQMFSVERTSALVGTVYSAIDYLREPLKHVAIGAREVKDKI, from the coding sequence ATGGTAATATATGAAGATAGAATAGATTTGTATGATGAAAGAGGGAAATTGTTGGAGGAAAATGTACCATTGGAAGCGATAAGTCCAATGATCAATCCGACAATTGAGAAAATAATCAATGATGTTAAGAGATCTGTTGCTGTAAACCTCTCTGGGATTCAGAATGCATTAAAAACTGGAGCAGTTGGAGGTAAAGCATGTTTTTGTCCAGGGAGAGAAATTGATTTGCCAATAGTAGAAAATGCTGAAATTATTGCAGAAAAAGTAAAAAAATTAGTTCAAATTCAGGATGGGGATGATACAAACGTCAAATTAATCAACAAAGGAAATCAAATGCTAGTTCAACTCCCTTCAAAAAGATTGAAGATGGCTGCAGATTATACAGTATCCACCTTAGTCACAGGAGCAGCAGTAATCCAAGCAATAATCGATACATTTGATGTAAATATGTTTGACGCCCCTGTTGTTAAAACAGCAGTTTTGGGAAGGTATCCGCAGACGGTTGATTTCCATGGAGCAAACATTGCAGCATTGCTTGGACCACCAGTTATGCTTGAAGGATTGGGCTATGGGTTGAGGAACATCATGGCAAACCACATTGTAGCAATTACAAGGAAAAAGACACTGAATGCAGTTGCTTTGTCATCAATTTTAGAACAAACAGCAATGTTTGAAACAGGTGATGCAGTAGGGGCATTTGAGAGATTGCACTTACTTGGTTTGGCATTCCAAGGATTGAACGCAAATAACCTTGTTTATGAAATTGTCAAGGAAAATGGTAAAAATGGAACAGTAGGGACTGTTGTTGCATCAGTAGTTGAAAGGGCTTTGGAAGATAAAGTAATTAGGCCAATGAAAACAATGCCTTCAGGATTTACTGTTTATGAGCCAGTAGATTGGGCATTGTGGAATGCCTACGCAGCAGCAGGGCTTGTAGCAGCAGTAATGGTAAACATTGGGGCTTCAAGAGCCGCACAGGGAGTGGCTTCAACCGTTCTTTATTACAATGACATCCTTGAATATGAAACAGGATTGCCAGGAGTTGACTTTGGTAGAGCAGAGGGAACTGGAGTTGGATTCAGTTTCTTCAGCCACTCCATCTATGGTGGAGGAGGACCAGGAACATTCCACGGAAATCATGTTGTTACAAGACACAGTAAAGGGTTTGCTATCCCATGTGCCGCTGCTGCAATGTGTTTAGATGCAGGAACCCAGATGTTCTCTGTTGAAAGAACATCAGCATTGGTGGGGACAGTTTATAGTGCTATTGATTACTTAAGAGAGCCATTGAAGCATGTTGCAATAGGGGCAAGAGAAGTTAAAGACAAAATTTAA
- the mcrD gene encoding methyl-coenzyme M reductase operon protein D → MEENGIEVVDIKIFPHRYLKPETSEKVLNAIYDLGDDIIRVIVHGPSLPKYVYYGPARGMPVNHSDRKVIKIKGEEVELTVKVGEIIVTVPFEKAMEIEKKLHKICKENFPYGYDIYVGAFTKVRPTVTDYLKYGERFVNEVDKRLIGITDPRSKFESAVKIIPKEEKEDEEKSSKEE, encoded by the coding sequence ATGGAAGAAAATGGAATCGAAGTTGTTGACATCAAAATCTTCCCACACAGATACCTAAAACCTGAAACTTCTGAAAAAGTATTGAATGCCATCTATGATTTGGGTGATGATATAATTAGGGTTATTGTTCACGGCCCTTCTTTGCCAAAGTATGTTTACTATGGCCCTGCAAGAGGAATGCCAGTAAACCACTCAGATAGGAAAGTTATCAAAATTAAAGGCGAGGAAGTAGAGCTAACTGTTAAAGTTGGAGAGATTATTGTTACTGTTCCTTTTGAAAAGGCAATGGAAATAGAGAAAAAATTACATAAAATTTGCAAAGAGAACTTTCCTTATGGATATGACATTTATGTTGGGGCATTTACAAAAGTAAGACCAACAGTAACTGACTATCTAAAATATGGAGAGAGATTTGTCAATGAAGTGGATAAAAGGTTAATTGGAATTACTGACCCAAGAAGTAAATTTGAATCTGCTGTCAAAATAATTCCAAAAGAAGAAAAAGAAGATGAGGAAAAAAGCAGTAAAGAGGAGTAA
- the mcrG gene encoding coenzyme-B sulfoethylthiotransferase subunit gamma: MAYKPQFYPGETLIAENRRKHMNPNYELKKLREISDDDLVRVLGHRNPGESYKTVHPPLEEMDFEEDVIKEIVEPIPGAKEGIRVRYIQFADSMYNAPAQPYDRARTYMWRFRGVDTGTLSGRQVIEIRELDLERISKWLVETEIFDPATCGMRGATVHGHSLRLDENGLMFDGLQRYIYDEKTGHVIYVKDQVGRPLDEPVDVGEPLPQEYLAKITTIYRKDNIGMREDKEALEVVEIIHIARTEGGFGLNVFKKDLKRRLGEK; the protein is encoded by the coding sequence ATGGCATACAAGCCTCAATTTTACCCAGGAGAAACATTAATAGCAGAAAATAGAAGAAAGCACATGAATCCAAATTACGAGTTAAAGAAGCTGAGAGAAATTTCAGATGACGATTTAGTTAGGGTTTTAGGACATAGAAACCCAGGAGAAAGCTACAAAACTGTTCACCCACCATTAGAAGAAATGGACTTTGAAGAGGATGTTATAAAAGAAATTGTAGAGCCAATTCCAGGGGCAAAAGAAGGTATTAGAGTTAGATACATCCAATTTGCCGATTCAATGTATAACGCTCCAGCTCAACCTTATGACAGAGCAAGGACATACATGTGGAGATTTAGAGGGGTTGATACTGGAACTCTATCAGGAAGGCAGGTTATTGAGATTAGGGAACTTGACTTGGAGAGAATTTCAAAATGGCTTGTTGAAACAGAAATTTTTGACCCTGCAACATGTGGTATGAGAGGTGCAACAGTTCACGGACACTCATTGAGATTAGACGAGAATGGTCTTATGTTTGATGGATTGCAGAGATACATCTACGATGAAAAAACAGGACATGTTATTTATGTAAAAGACCAAGTTGGAAGACCGTTAGATGAGCCTGTAGATGTTGGAGAACCCCTCCCACAAGAATATTTGGCAAAAATTACCACAATTTACAGAAAAGACAACATTGGAATGAGAGAAGACAAAGAGGCATTAGAAGTTGTTGAGATAATTCATATCGCAAGGACTGAGGGTGGATTTGGGTTAAATGTATTTAAAAAGGATTTAAAAAGAAGATTGGGTGAAAAGTAA